In Fibrobacter succinogenes, a single genomic region encodes these proteins:
- a CDS encoding FISUMP domain-containing protein — translation MFHDPRDLKSYKVANIGGTVWMAQSLDFKTKESWCYTNAESYCSSKGRFYTWKAAQKACPSGWRLPTESEWSAVSGNIDRLYIQGSGFRTSDGKYKWTSRDDFWMSSSTGNKGNYYYFDMYNKTNGSDLYNKKGAKLVRCLKK, via the coding sequence GTGTTCCATGACCCCCGCGATTTGAAATCATATAAGGTTGCAAATATTGGTGGAACTGTGTGGATGGCTCAAAGTTTAGATTTTAAGACAAAAGAAAGCTGGTGCTATACGAATGCAGAATCGTATTGTTCATCGAAAGGTCGCTTTTATACATGGAAGGCCGCTCAAAAGGCTTGTCCTAGCGGCTGGCGCCTCCCTACGGAAAGCGAATGGTCTGCTGTAAGCGGTAATATTGATCGGCTTTATATACAAGGTTCTGGTTTCCGTACCTCTGATGGAAAATACAAATGGACTAGCCGAGATGATTTTTGGATGAGTAGCTCTACTGGCAATAAGGGTAACTATTATTATTTTGATATGTACAATAAAACAAATGGTTCCGACTTATACAACAAAAAAGGCGCGAAACTCGTCCGCTGCCTAAAGAAATAA
- a CDS encoding HAD-IIA family hydrolase, with product MEQFETEIYLRYKQIIERDCHSSSRHDLFASDIETCKLVSASLGSCVIPGSDRESPRNAERPCSVSLSEPRHVHMADLLDRYDAFCFDGYGTLYNRGSFVYPGAMEWFKMLRHAGKHLRLVTNAASDVDEVLARDADKRGFDFSTEETISSGSLLRELVERLRRGERVDGNVAICRTAAKPLELRGHRLELREVYYIGRDTGKHVLDACGITAVAMDAEPAEPIVAISSAKDTPETYAQAVKILRKPGAILLVLNSDAWAPKIPDENGVTLREPVSGALSERLRRASMCNANGGEGCETYYLGKPFPAIWEKVKRSLPAGSRVLMIGDTLGTDVYGAKIAGFDSALVVGRNVPAAELNADEAALGIRPDYYLEQ from the coding sequence ATGGAACAATTCGAAACAGAAATCTACCTGCGTTATAAGCAGATAATTGAGCGTGATTGTCATTCCTCTTCGAGGCATGACTTGTTCGCCTCGGATATAGAAACATGCAAGCTTGTTTCTGCATCTCTCGGCTCCTGCGTCATTCCCGGCTCCGACCGGGAATCTCCTAGAAATGCAGAGCGTCCTTGTTCTGTTTCCCTATCTGAACCGCGCCATGTTCACATGGCGGATTTGCTAGACCGTTACGATGCCTTTTGCTTTGACGGCTATGGAACGCTCTACAATCGCGGTAGTTTTGTTTACCCCGGTGCAATGGAATGGTTCAAGATGCTTCGCCATGCCGGCAAGCACCTCCGCTTGGTGACGAATGCCGCTTCGGATGTCGATGAAGTCTTGGCGCGTGATGCGGACAAACGTGGTTTTGATTTTTCGACGGAAGAAACGATTTCGTCAGGGAGCTTGTTGCGAGAACTCGTGGAACGCTTGCGTCGTGGTGAACGTGTAGATGGAAATGTGGCGATATGTAGGACTGCCGCGAAACCGCTTGAATTGCGCGGTCACAGGCTTGAATTGCGCGAAGTCTATTACATCGGTCGTGACACGGGCAAGCATGTGCTTGATGCTTGTGGAATCACTGCGGTTGCTATGGATGCTGAACCCGCCGAGCCAATTGTGGCGATTTCGTCTGCAAAGGATACGCCCGAAACGTATGCGCAAGCAGTCAAGATTTTGCGAAAGCCAGGTGCAATTCTTCTTGTGCTCAATTCAGATGCTTGGGCTCCAAAAATTCCAGATGAAAATGGCGTTACGCTGCGTGAACCGGTTTCAGGAGCTCTCTCAGAACGCTTGCGTCGTGCGTCGATGTGCAATGCGAATGGGGGAGAAGGCTGTGAAACTTATTACTTGGGCAAGCCGTTCCCTGCAATTTGGGAAAAAGTAAAACGCTCGCTTCCGGCGGGCTCTCGCGTGTTGATGATTGGCGATACGCTTGGAACAGATGTGTATGGCGCGAAAATTGCAGGCTTTGATAGCGCTCTTGTTGTGGGGCGAAATGTGCCTGCCGCAGAATTAAATGCAGACGAAGCTGCGCTTGGAATCAGACCCGATTATTATCTGGAACAGTAA
- a CDS encoding LTA synthase family protein: protein MIKQLLKNPFILITSVALLLQTVMLVLFYALPDPLGLSMSEMFAGKTIWQVFMAYGAIFVMSSIFTFLKSPRALAVFYVVYFFFAIADYEIFRFNHQRLSYSFIRTYFHVSNITDETTVSTLGGDVVGTVLWIGLVFLILAGGIAFCVTYSIRKKRMTMMELRIAKLSDKRIPLTMLASGATLSVIPLILFIVGARGVTNFPFQIDWRFTLGKWTLTAPVLHIAGLETFEFFRDGYSITDELVHDLDAFLPADFAGARLDAKFPGYRNAPKHEYKATKPYNIVFIFGESYKGRVLNKMLEGDTSLAPNLWKMANVGGLWFKNAFSGSYPTVRGTTSTYLGFPSHPNRDVPAFYASNHFKGFQEYLTNYHRAYMTVSNPVFDHTLPFVERFYGDNWRVIEDSKIPGTSDSLGMDLAIKLLKTMPTDSAWFLAANTIATHIPFYGYPDSYAAKPEDAMVRFKNALRYTDAQMGRFFEALYARPDFDRTVVVILGDHDTPVDSIDYKVPQPLGVSAAQIFMGIFSADTSLFKGLEIREDVASQLDIGPTILDLAQVRAPNHFWGYDLLTEKRPAEQPALFYTQNAYYLGFRDFVLTGGLESDEVYKGKNGSFEHVSDSLSLTWKSHAVGASKVLRSLLRNDNMLPH from the coding sequence ATGATTAAACAGCTCTTGAAAAATCCGTTTATCCTGATTACGTCTGTGGCTTTATTGTTACAAACGGTGATGCTTGTTTTGTTTTACGCTTTGCCGGATCCGCTTGGACTTTCGATGTCCGAAATGTTTGCTGGCAAAACGATTTGGCAAGTTTTTATGGCGTATGGCGCTATCTTTGTGATGTCTTCCATCTTTACGTTCTTGAAGAGTCCTCGCGCACTAGCTGTTTTTTATGTCGTCTATTTTTTCTTTGCGATTGCGGACTACGAAATTTTCCGCTTTAATCACCAACGTCTTTCTTATTCATTTATACGTACTTATTTTCATGTTTCGAATATTACGGATGAGACTACAGTTTCGACTCTCGGTGGCGATGTCGTTGGCACGGTTCTCTGGATTGGGCTTGTGTTCTTGATTCTGGCGGGTGGAATTGCTTTTTGCGTGACGTATTCGATTCGGAAAAAACGCATGACGATGATGGAATTGCGCATTGCAAAGTTGTCGGATAAGAGAATTCCTTTGACCATGCTCGCTTCGGGAGCAACTCTTTCTGTGATTCCATTGATCTTGTTCATTGTGGGTGCGCGTGGCGTTACTAATTTTCCTTTTCAAATCGATTGGCGCTTTACACTTGGAAAATGGACGCTGACTGCACCTGTGTTGCATATTGCAGGGCTTGAAACTTTTGAATTTTTCCGTGATGGCTATTCTATTACGGATGAACTTGTCCATGACCTCGATGCTTTTTTGCCGGCTGATTTTGCAGGCGCTCGTCTAGATGCGAAATTCCCTGGCTACCGTAATGCTCCGAAGCATGAATACAAGGCGACAAAACCGTACAATATCGTTTTCATTTTCGGAGAATCTTATAAAGGCCGTGTGCTGAATAAAATGCTCGAAGGTGATACGTCGCTTGCTCCGAACTTGTGGAAAATGGCGAATGTGGGCGGGCTTTGGTTCAAGAATGCGTTCAGCGGTAGCTATCCGACTGTTCGTGGAACAACTTCGACTTACCTTGGATTCCCATCGCACCCGAATCGCGATGTGCCGGCGTTCTATGCCTCGAACCATTTCAAAGGTTTCCAGGAATATCTGACAAATTATCATCGTGCGTACATGACTGTTTCAAATCCTGTTTTTGACCACACGTTGCCTTTTGTAGAACGCTTTTATGGCGACAACTGGCGCGTTATTGAGGACTCGAAAATTCCGGGAACGTCTGACAGTCTCGGGATGGATTTAGCGATAAAACTACTCAAGACTATGCCAACGGATAGCGCTTGGTTCCTAGCAGCCAATACGATTGCAACGCATATTCCGTTTTATGGTTACCCGGACAGTTACGCAGCAAAACCCGAAGATGCGATGGTGCGTTTCAAGAACGCATTACGTTATACGGACGCGCAAATGGGCCGCTTTTTCGAAGCGCTTTATGCAAGGCCTGATTTTGACCGTACGGTTGTCGTGATTCTTGGTGACCACGATACGCCTGTGGATTCCATTGATTACAAGGTGCCGCAACCGCTTGGTGTTTCGGCTGCGCAAATTTTCATGGGGATTTTCTCTGCGGATACCTCGCTCTTTAAAGGTCTTGAGATCCGCGAAGATGTTGCCTCGCAGCTGGACATTGGCCCCACGATTCTGGATTTGGCGCAAGTGCGTGCTCCGAACCATTTCTGGGGTTATGACTTGCTTACCGAAAAACGCCCGGCGGAGCAACCCGCGCTATTTTATACTCAAAATGCTTACTATCTCGGTTTTCGTGATTTTGTGTTGACGGGTGGCTTGGAATCTGACGAAGTGTATAAAGGAAAGAATGGCTCATTTGAGCACGTTTCGGATTCCTTGTCGCTTACGTGGAAGTCGCATGCTGTTGGGGCTAGCAAAGTTTTGCGTTCGCTTTTGCGCAACGACAATATGTTGCCCCACTAG
- a CDS encoding aspartoacylase: MSKINTIVVAGGTHGNERTGVSLVEKWLAHPECYNTICKSSKVDVVLANPEAVRLNRRYRDHDLNRSFSQTCLDVTAEPLQYEFRRARELNRFYGPKGADTRTDLILDVHNTGSNMGYCLILSTRDPFTMKASAVLTQEFEDAWIYYQPEERSASPYFGTVAKADVCIEIGPQQHGTLNAEIFERSEKLVKRYLELAEEWNRGELQKREPIEVEVYTQLRDLGYPKPQGGGSIQAMIHPELDGHDYRELKKGDKLFRTFDGKDVLFEGEPDGRSVYPIFINEPAYYEKDIAMSLTVKTVEKW; the protein is encoded by the coding sequence ATGAGTAAGATTAATACGATTGTCGTTGCTGGCGGAACGCATGGCAATGAACGTACAGGCGTGAGTTTGGTCGAAAAGTGGCTGGCTCACCCTGAATGTTACAATACGATTTGTAAATCGTCGAAAGTTGATGTTGTGCTTGCAAACCCGGAAGCGGTGCGCCTGAACCGCCGTTACCGTGACCATGATTTGAACCGCTCGTTTTCGCAGACTTGTTTGGATGTGACGGCGGAACCTTTGCAATATGAATTTCGCAGGGCTCGTGAACTCAATCGATTTTATGGCCCAAAGGGTGCTGACACGCGCACGGACTTGATTCTGGACGTGCACAATACAGGCTCGAACATGGGCTATTGCTTGATCCTTTCGACGCGTGACCCGTTCACGATGAAGGCTTCTGCAGTGCTCACGCAAGAATTCGAGGATGCGTGGATTTATTACCAGCCCGAAGAACGCAGCGCTTCACCGTATTTTGGAACGGTCGCGAAGGCGGATGTTTGCATTGAAATTGGGCCGCAGCAGCACGGAACGCTGAATGCCGAAATTTTCGAACGTTCCGAAAAATTGGTGAAACGTTATCTGGAACTTGCCGAAGAATGGAATCGCGGTGAATTGCAAAAGCGCGAACCGATTGAGGTTGAAGTTTATACGCAATTGCGTGACTTGGGCTACCCGAAGCCACAGGGCGGAGGCTCAATCCAGGCGATGATCCACCCGGAATTGGACGGTCACGATTACCGTGAACTCAAGAAGGGCGACAAGCTTTTCCGCACGTTCGATGGCAAGGATGTTTTGTTCGAAGGTGAACCGGATGGACGCTCGGTCTACCCGATTTTTATCAACGAACCCGCGTATTACGAAAAAGACATTGCCATGAGCTTGACCGTAAAAACCGTGGAAAAGTGGTAG
- a CDS encoding endo-1,4-beta-xylanase, translated as MSVFSKIFKALTFVLAVSTFSFAGIADGAAKFLGNTTTLGEIPDNFGTYWNQITAENECVWGYVEKTRGEYDWTGCDLAYNWARKNKAIFSFHTLLWGSQNPQWLSKLDVDETKKAWTAWINAVKEHYPDLEMIEVVNEAVKNGNSYHSSFSSNKLIEALGGDSGNYEFVVAAFKMARERWPEAILIYNDYNTIQWQKVEGIDLLKKIKAQGAPVDAYGMQFHETTAQGSGKRKCLHFSVLKRALNDAHEQTGLPIYITQYDVGDKDDNLQKKCYIEHIPLLMETEYVKGITLWGYIYGKTWLSCNGLEQGCSGLIKDGVERPALTWLKEYFKDSRVRRYMLGLANGAEKRLGNVIVDGQSFPEDYEDYWNEITTDNACTWIAVEKERGNYDFSKCDAVHQWTVLNRWDTRMPFKFRNLLKGTHLPHWLNGLDVNETKEAITAWFDAVAKHYPEIYQIEVVDGAVRNSTGHYHSGFEAYNNVIEALGGDDGDYKFVATAFNMARKRWPYATLIYNDYDEMRWENDPTVNLILKLQEQNATIDAFGLQAANWMIQGSGPEIECIAGSKIRDGIQKIYDKIKIPLLITEYSIGTDDDNLQKACFAEHIPVFMESEYVAGVTLWGYIYGETPRMNPTNTGLIKDGKNRPAMDWLEQYFIKHWADSKNMYSSGIPTHPLDSLDSIALENPNAIDRKIDNKIRLEQNTLQNYDVFDVQGVRLGKLSAYGFSEATAKLKSVSAAKPSGIYFLRSQASGKMKSVRVAR; from the coding sequence ATGAGTGTGTTTTCAAAAATATTTAAGGCTTTGACATTTGTCCTTGCGGTATCGACATTTTCTTTTGCGGGCATAGCCGATGGGGCCGCCAAATTCTTGGGCAACACGACCACTTTGGGCGAAATTCCCGATAATTTTGGCACTTACTGGAACCAGATAACCGCCGAGAACGAATGTGTTTGGGGCTATGTCGAAAAAACGCGCGGCGAATACGACTGGACCGGATGCGACCTCGCCTATAACTGGGCAAGAAAGAACAAAGCGATTTTTTCGTTTCACACCCTGTTGTGGGGTTCGCAAAATCCGCAGTGGTTAAGCAAGCTCGACGTTGACGAAACCAAAAAAGCTTGGACAGCTTGGATCAACGCCGTTAAGGAACATTATCCCGACCTCGAAATGATTGAAGTGGTCAACGAGGCCGTCAAAAACGGCAACAGCTATCATTCCAGTTTTTCCAGCAATAAACTGATTGAGGCGCTAGGCGGCGATAGCGGCAACTACGAATTTGTGGTTGCGGCTTTCAAGATGGCACGAGAACGCTGGCCAGAAGCCATTCTGATTTACAACGACTACAATACCATCCAATGGCAAAAAGTAGAGGGCATCGACCTTCTCAAGAAAATAAAGGCACAGGGGGCGCCAGTTGACGCTTACGGAATGCAGTTCCACGAAACAACCGCACAAGGGAGCGGCAAACGCAAGTGCTTGCATTTCTCCGTCCTCAAACGCGCACTTAACGATGCACACGAACAAACAGGCCTTCCCATATACATTACACAATACGATGTCGGAGACAAGGACGATAATCTTCAGAAAAAATGCTACATAGAGCATATTCCGCTCTTGATGGAAACAGAATACGTGAAGGGCATTACCCTTTGGGGCTACATTTACGGCAAAACTTGGCTTTCTTGTAACGGTTTGGAACAAGGTTGTTCCGGCCTTATCAAAGACGGAGTCGAACGGCCGGCATTGACTTGGCTCAAGGAATATTTCAAGGATTCGAGAGTTCGTCGCTATATGCTAGGCCTTGCCAACGGTGCAGAAAAACGTCTAGGTAATGTCATTGTCGATGGTCAATCCTTTCCCGAAGATTATGAGGACTACTGGAATGAAATTACAACGGATAACGCGTGCACATGGATTGCCGTCGAAAAGGAACGCGGCAATTACGATTTTTCAAAATGCGACGCCGTTCATCAGTGGACTGTTTTAAATCGATGGGATACTCGCATGCCCTTCAAGTTCCGCAATCTGCTGAAAGGGACGCATTTGCCACATTGGCTGAATGGGCTCGACGTGAACGAAACCAAGGAAGCCATTACGGCTTGGTTTGACGCCGTTGCCAAGCATTATCCCGAAATTTACCAGATTGAAGTTGTCGATGGAGCCGTCCGTAATAGCACAGGTCACTATCATTCCGGATTTGAAGCCTACAACAACGTAATTGAGGCTCTCGGCGGCGACGATGGCGACTACAAGTTTGTGGCCACGGCCTTCAATATGGCTCGTAAACGCTGGCCTTATGCGACCCTGATTTACAACGATTATGACGAAATGCGTTGGGAAAACGATCCGACGGTTAATCTCATTCTGAAACTTCAAGAACAAAATGCGACAATAGATGCATTTGGATTGCAGGCCGCAAACTGGATGATCCAAGGTTCAGGCCCTGAGATAGAGTGCATTGCCGGGAGTAAAATACGGGACGGCATTCAAAAAATTTACGACAAGATAAAGATTCCCTTGCTCATTACAGAATACAGCATCGGTACGGATGATGACAACCTTCAGAAGGCTTGCTTTGCAGAACATATTCCCGTTTTCATGGAATCGGAATATGTTGCGGGAGTCACTCTCTGGGGCTACATTTACGGGGAAACGCCGCGGATGAACCCCACAAATACAGGCCTCATCAAAGATGGAAAAAATCGCCCTGCTATGGACTGGCTTGAACAATATTTCATTAAGCACTGGGCAGACAGCAAGAACATGTATTCTAGCGGCATTCCGACACACCCGCTAGACTCGTTAGATTCAATCGCTCTGGAAAATCCAAATGCAATTGACCGAAAAATCGATAACAAGATTCGCCTAGAGCAGAACACGCTCCAAAATTACGATGTGTTTGACGTGCAAGGAGTGCGCTTGGGCAAGCTCTCGGCATACGGCTTTAGCGAAGCCACAGCCAAGCTCAAGTCCGTCAGTGCCGCGAAACCCTCGGGCATATACTTTTTGCGAAGCCAAGCCTCCGGAAAGATGAAAAGCGTTAGAGTTGCGAGGTAG
- a CDS encoding RND family transporter gives MNTKKSFAEKFSQWYIPLICRHKYAALAFYIFLALLLAFPILVKPGLKLDADLSHLLPEDTPSVKALEESYERFGSTDRFMIAIQSESVELAAALQDSIQNYIHKNWQGDFVSTQVDNDNQFFKDNALLYLPVKHLENIRDNLEDLQLEIGRKNGPLVVDLLGDGTADSANGEASAKKERVWFDANLPMELGLPEEAVGAFDAFFKKKETAKTDSGKTEWNPKAYLPDNLKNRLIGSPKPDSTGKILFNAVVNAKLIKPSTDYEFVTKILAKTDELLAYFRSKQYPVPTRFTVEGTYEGLKEVDEVANDSIFSFGISLVLIFLLTAFFFRSVKGPILVTGSVLYACLPTLAFTALFYGKLNPFTVFVASIILGIGIDYSIHILGNAQKLLNKYSSLEEVLEETQRKMLKPFILASFTTIAAFLTLLVAHFRGFYEFGIVASMGVLFSMMTSVLVLPVFVACMGGIPAAPNNSLLPKSWSEKQIYGFFKRLALIGFVLGAVSLYFAPHVDFEHNLKNLRRVHTDKVIPAAEKKISTKVTRATNRAVTSTPAAVMGSKSEQLDKLYDTLMIRLHVEKDSLLGSFLTLKSFVPPADSQEKRLEVIEEIRDLVEARVFDKAEGEDSTNVQTLRKLAQVEKPFSAEDVPSWTLDLLREKDGTYGKIGFIYGDFPSWDAHALHRFQERYGNWNFDGERLRTFSSQFILSDVIESVKADSFNLASVIVLVIFLTLIISFRKPSMFLAGGVSFGMGALLTLGLLGALTYFFEFGKISIYNVIVIPMTLGIGIDATIHFITSWCSKSNEGMNLRQLFDTTGRNVMASSMTTIAGFVGFLFTTHRGLQGIGHLACMGIFMFLVTSVIFSMFLCGSCLKKKDVKK, from the coding sequence ATGAATACAAAAAAATCGTTTGCGGAAAAATTCTCGCAGTGGTATATCCCTCTCATTTGCCGTCATAAGTATGCGGCTTTAGCATTCTATATTTTCCTTGCGCTCCTCCTCGCGTTCCCGATTCTTGTGAAGCCGGGGCTCAAACTGGATGCCGATCTTTCGCACCTATTGCCCGAAGATACGCCGAGTGTAAAGGCTCTCGAAGAATCTTACGAGCGTTTCGGCAGTACCGACCGCTTCATGATTGCTATTCAGAGCGAAAGCGTGGAACTTGCTGCCGCCTTGCAAGATTCGATTCAGAATTACATCCACAAAAATTGGCAAGGGGATTTCGTCTCGACACAGGTGGATAACGATAATCAGTTCTTCAAGGACAATGCGCTTTTGTACCTCCCGGTCAAGCACCTTGAAAACATCCGCGATAACCTTGAAGACTTGCAACTCGAAATTGGCCGCAAGAATGGCCCGCTTGTGGTTGACTTGCTGGGCGATGGAACTGCCGATTCTGCAAATGGTGAAGCGAGTGCAAAAAAAGAACGCGTTTGGTTTGATGCAAATTTGCCGATGGAACTTGGCCTCCCCGAAGAGGCCGTGGGGGCGTTCGATGCATTCTTTAAAAAGAAGGAAACTGCTAAAACAGACAGTGGAAAGACTGAATGGAATCCGAAAGCCTACCTTCCTGACAATTTGAAAAATCGTTTGATCGGAAGCCCTAAACCAGATAGCACAGGCAAGATTCTCTTTAATGCCGTGGTGAATGCTAAGTTGATTAAGCCTTCGACCGACTATGAATTTGTGACGAAAATTTTGGCAAAGACCGATGAACTTTTGGCTTACTTCCGCAGCAAGCAATATCCGGTGCCGACCCGCTTCACGGTTGAAGGTACTTACGAAGGCTTGAAGGAAGTCGATGAAGTTGCTAACGACAGTATCTTCTCGTTTGGCATTAGCCTTGTCTTGATTTTCCTCTTGACCGCGTTCTTCTTTAGGAGCGTGAAGGGCCCGATTCTCGTGACCGGTTCTGTGCTTTACGCTTGCCTCCCGACGCTTGCGTTCACGGCGCTTTTCTATGGCAAATTGAATCCGTTTACAGTGTTTGTCGCCTCGATTATTTTGGGCATTGGTATTGACTATTCCATTCACATTTTGGGTAATGCGCAGAAACTTTTGAACAAGTACAGCTCTTTGGAAGAAGTTCTCGAAGAGACGCAGCGCAAGATGCTCAAGCCGTTTATCTTGGCGAGCTTCACGACGATTGCCGCGTTCCTTACACTTTTGGTTGCACACTTCCGCGGATTCTACGAATTCGGCATTGTGGCATCGATGGGCGTTCTCTTCAGTATGATGACTTCTGTCCTTGTTTTGCCGGTATTTGTGGCATGCATGGGCGGAATCCCTGCTGCTCCGAACAATTCGCTGTTGCCCAAATCTTGGAGCGAAAAGCAAATTTATGGTTTTTTCAAGCGTTTGGCATTGATTGGCTTTGTGCTTGGCGCCGTGTCATTGTATTTTGCTCCGCATGTGGATTTTGAACACAACTTGAAGAACTTGCGCCGTGTTCATACGGATAAGGTAATCCCAGCTGCCGAAAAGAAAATTTCGACCAAGGTAACCCGCGCCACGAACCGCGCTGTGACTTCGACGCCTGCGGCGGTGATGGGTTCTAAGTCCGAACAGCTTGACAAGCTTTATGACACGTTGATGATTCGACTCCATGTCGAAAAAGATTCTCTGCTCGGTAGCTTCCTCACGCTCAAGAGCTTTGTGCCGCCTGCGGATTCCCAGGAAAAGCGCCTTGAAGTCATCGAAGAAATTCGCGACCTAGTCGAAGCGCGCGTCTTTGACAAGGCCGAAGGCGAAGATTCAACGAACGTGCAAACGCTTCGCAAGTTGGCTCAAGTGGAAAAGCCGTTCTCGGCCGAAGATGTCCCGTCTTGGACACTCGACTTGCTTCGTGAAAAAGATGGCACTTACGGTAAGATTGGCTTTATTTACGGTGACTTTCCGAGTTGGGATGCCCATGCGTTGCATCGCTTTCAGGAACGCTATGGCAACTGGAATTTTGATGGCGAACGCTTGCGCACCTTCTCCTCGCAGTTCATTCTTTCGGACGTGATTGAATCGGTAAAGGCCGATAGCTTTAATTTGGCCTCGGTTATTGTGCTCGTCATTTTCCTCACGCTGATCATCTCGTTCCGCAAACCGTCGATGTTCTTGGCGGGTGGCGTCTCGTTCGGCATGGGTGCGCTCCTTACGCTTGGATTGCTGGGCGCTTTGACTTACTTCTTTGAATTTGGAAAAATCAGCATCTACAACGTGATTGTGATTCCGATGACGCTTGGCATTGGCATTGACGCCACAATTCACTTTATCACTTCTTGGTGCTCCAAGTCCAATGAAGGCATGAATCTTCGTCAACTCTTTGATACGACGGGCCGTAACGTGATGGCTAGCTCCATGACCACGATTGCCGGCTTTGTTGGATTCCTCTTTACAACACACCGCGGTTTGCAGGGCATTGGCCACCTTGCTTGCATGGGCATCTTTATGTTCCTTGTGACAAGTGTTATATTCTCGATGTTCCTTTGCGGTTCTTGTTTGAAAAAGAAAGATGTGAAGAAGTGA